A single window of Kwoniella dejecticola CBS 10117 chromosome 8, complete sequence DNA harbors:
- a CDS encoding proteasome subunit beta type-5 yields MNSVLTQIQPPAPHSRLEEQDEFEHTDAAAWGSMAGFGNLSRTGGIAGMSVPRVADPTAFLDMHTDNMSSNPEAKIKIAHGTTTLAFKFQGGVIVAVDSRATAGSYVASGTVKKVIEINKFLLGTMAGGAADCQYWETYLGMQCRLYELRNKERISVAAASKILSNIVYQYKGMGLSMGTMVCGWDKTGPQIFYVDDDGQRLKGNLFSVGSGSTFAYGVLDQGYRWDLTDEEAQELGRRSIIAAGHRDAYSGNTCNLYHVKENGWDFIGNYDVNELWYEYEAKKKADRETATAAAAAPSPMAVEP; encoded by the exons ATGAACTCCGTCCTCACGCAGATACAGCCACCGGCACCGCACTCTCGATTAGAGGAACAAGATGAATTCGAACATACCGACGCTGCTGCTTGGGGAAGTATGGCTGGGTTCGGGAATCTGTCGAGGACAGGTGGGATCGCCGGTATGAGCGTACCTCGAGTAGCTGAT CCCACGGCATTCCTGGATATGCACACCGATAACATGTCTTCCAACCCCgaagccaagatcaagatcgcgCACGGAACGACGACGCTGGCTTTCAAATTCCAGGGAGGGGTTATCGTAGCTGTAGATTCGAGAGCTACTGCCGGTTCATATGTCG CTTCTGGGACTGTCAAGAAGGTCATCGAGATAAATAAGTTTTTACTGGGCACGATGGCTGGTGGTGCCGCCGATTGTCAATACTG GGAAACATACCTCGGTATGCAATGTCGTCTGTATGAGCTCAGGAACAAGGAGAGGATCTCGGTAGCTGCTGCATCTAAGATATTGTCGAATATCGTATACCAGTACAAGGGTATGGGACTGAGTATG GGTACCATGGTCTGTGGATGGGATAAGACCGGACCCCAGATCTTCTACGTGGACGACGATGGACAACGATTGAAGGGTAATCTGTTCTCGGTCGGTTCGGGTAGTACCTTCGCATACGGTGTTCTTGATCAG GGATACCGATGGGATttgacggacgaagaagctcaagaattaggtagaagatcgatcattGCTGCAGGTCACCGAGATGCTTACTCGGGTAACACTTGTAATCTGTATCACGTCAAAGAGAACGGTTGGGACTTCATCG GCAACTACGACGTCAATGAATTATGGTATGAATacgaagccaagaagaaggcagatcgAGAGACTGCcactgctgctgccgctgctcCATCCCCTATGGCAGTAGAACCATAG